Proteins encoded in a region of the Streptomyces violaceoruber genome:
- a CDS encoding UdgX family uracil-DNA binding protein (This protein belongs to the uracil DNA glycosylase superfamily, members of which act in excision repair of DNA. However, it belongs more specifically to UdgX branch, whose founding member was found to bind uracil in DNA (where it does not belong), without cleaving it, appears to promote DNA repair by a pathway involving RecA, rather than base excision.): MATEDDYTAQPFVPDRGGLPALRAAAAECRGCPLHRDATQTVFGAGKASARVMLVGEQPGDQEDRQGKPFVGPAGHLLDRALAEAGLDPADAYVTNAVKHFKFTRAEPRKRRIHKAPTLRETAACGPWLAAELDRVEPELIVVLGATAGKALLGSSFRVTRVRGTVLEEEIHGRPQRLVPTVHPSAVLRADDREAAYRGLLSDLEVAARALA, encoded by the coding sequence ATGGCCACCGAGGACGACTACACTGCACAACCCTTCGTTCCTGATCGCGGCGGCCTCCCCGCCCTGCGCGCGGCGGCAGCCGAATGCCGGGGCTGCCCCCTGCACCGGGACGCCACCCAGACCGTCTTCGGCGCCGGCAAGGCGTCCGCCCGCGTCATGCTCGTCGGCGAGCAGCCCGGCGACCAGGAGGACCGGCAGGGCAAACCCTTCGTCGGCCCCGCCGGGCACCTCCTGGACCGGGCGCTGGCGGAGGCCGGCCTCGACCCGGCGGACGCGTACGTCACCAACGCCGTCAAGCACTTCAAGTTCACGCGGGCCGAGCCCCGCAAGCGCCGTATCCACAAGGCGCCGACCCTGCGCGAGACGGCGGCCTGCGGTCCCTGGCTGGCCGCAGAGCTGGACCGCGTGGAACCCGAGCTGATCGTGGTGCTGGGCGCCACCGCGGGCAAGGCGCTGCTCGGCTCGTCCTTCCGGGTCACCCGGGTGCGCGGCACGGTGCTGGAGGAGGAGATCCACGGGCGTCCGCAACGACTGGTGCCGACCGTGCACCCGTCGGCGGTGCTGCGGGCCGACGACCGGGAGGCGGCCTACCGGGGACTGCTCTCGGACCTGGAAGTCGCCGCACGAGCACTCGCGTAA
- a CDS encoding Lrp/AsnC family transcriptional regulator: protein MDAVDRQLIQALRENGRASYAELGRLVGLSGPSVTDRINRLEAAGVITGYRATVDSASLGLGVTALIGVSLSDAADHEDVAQRLKELREIEDCWFIAGDDSYMLKVRAADVDGLESIIRRLSGTKGVSRTRTTIVLSTKWENRVGELPEEVQ from the coding sequence ATGGACGCGGTGGACAGGCAGCTCATCCAGGCCCTGAGGGAGAACGGCCGGGCCTCCTACGCGGAGCTGGGGCGCCTGGTCGGACTCTCCGGACCCAGCGTCACCGACCGCATCAACCGGCTGGAGGCGGCCGGAGTCATCACCGGCTACCGGGCCACCGTCGACTCCGCCTCGCTCGGACTCGGCGTCACCGCCCTGATCGGCGTCTCGCTCTCCGACGCCGCCGACCACGAGGACGTGGCGCAGCGCCTCAAGGAGCTGCGGGAGATCGAGGACTGCTGGTTCATCGCCGGCGACGACTCCTACATGCTCAAGGTGCGCGCCGCCGACGTGGACGGCCTGGAGAGCATCATCCGGCGGCTGTCCGGCACCAAGGGCGTGTCCCGGACCCGTACCACCATCGTTCTCTCCACCAAGTGGGAGAACCGGGTGGGCGAGCTGCCCGAAGAGGTCCAGTAA
- the mqnE gene encoding aminofutalosine synthase MqnE gives MDAGLKRELEQKVRSGERLTREDGIALYESDDLAWLGGLAHEVRTRKNGDVVHFNVNRHLNMTNVCTASCAYCSFQRKPGEKDAYTMRIEEAVKLAKAMEGENLTELHIVNGLHPNLPWRYYPRSLRELKAALPEVSLKAFTATEIHHFETISGMSASDILDELIDAGLESLTGGGAEIFDWEVRQHIVDHRTHWEDWSRIHRLAHEKGLKTPCTMLYGHIEEPRHRVDHVLRLRELQDETGGFQVFIPLRYQHDFVDMKDGKVRNRLQARTQMATGAEALKTFAVSRLLFDNVPHVKVFWVMHGVQTAQLALQHGADDMDGSVVEYKITHDADDFGTPNKLTREDLLDLIRDAGFRPVERNTRYEILREYEGPDPARRESPQPMRV, from the coding sequence ATGGACGCCGGGCTCAAGCGCGAGCTGGAGCAGAAGGTCCGCTCCGGTGAGCGGCTGACCCGCGAGGACGGCATCGCGCTGTACGAGTCGGACGATCTCGCCTGGCTCGGCGGCCTCGCGCACGAGGTGCGGACGCGGAAGAACGGCGACGTCGTCCACTTCAACGTCAACCGCCACCTCAACATGACCAACGTGTGCACCGCCTCCTGCGCGTACTGCTCCTTCCAGCGCAAGCCGGGGGAGAAGGACGCGTACACGATGCGCATCGAGGAGGCGGTGAAGCTCGCCAAGGCGATGGAGGGCGAGAACCTCACCGAGCTGCACATCGTCAACGGCCTGCACCCCAACCTGCCGTGGCGCTACTACCCGCGCTCGCTCAGGGAGCTGAAGGCCGCGCTGCCGGAGGTCTCGCTCAAGGCGTTCACCGCCACCGAGATCCACCACTTCGAGACCATCTCCGGGATGTCCGCCTCCGACATCCTGGACGAGCTGATCGACGCCGGTCTGGAGTCCCTCACCGGCGGCGGCGCGGAGATCTTCGACTGGGAGGTGCGGCAGCACATCGTCGACCACCGCACCCACTGGGAGGACTGGTCCCGCATCCACCGCCTGGCCCACGAGAAGGGCCTGAAGACCCCGTGCACCATGCTCTACGGCCACATCGAGGAACCCCGCCACCGCGTGGACCACGTGCTGCGCCTGCGTGAACTCCAGGACGAGACGGGCGGCTTCCAGGTCTTCATCCCGCTGCGCTACCAGCACGACTTCGTGGACATGAAGGACGGCAAGGTCAGGAACCGCCTCCAGGCGCGGACGCAGATGGCGACCGGCGCGGAGGCCCTGAAGACCTTCGCGGTCTCGCGGCTGCTCTTCGACAACGTCCCGCACGTCAAGGTGTTCTGGGTCATGCACGGCGTCCAGACCGCCCAGCTCGCCCTCCAGCACGGCGCGGACGACATGGACGGCTCGGTCGTCGAGTACAAGATCACGCACGACGCGGACGACTTCGGCACGCCGAACAAGCTGACGCGGGAGGACCTGCTGGACCTCATCCGCGACGCCGGGTTCCGGCCGGTCGAGCGGAACACGCGCTACGAGATCCTCCGGGAGTACGAGGGTCCCGACCCGGCGCGTCGGGAGTCGCCGCAGCCGATGCGGGTGTGA